One Apteryx mantelli isolate bAptMan1 chromosome 22, bAptMan1.hap1, whole genome shotgun sequence genomic region harbors:
- the KCTD7 gene encoding BTB/POZ domain-containing protein KCTD7 yields MVVVTGQNKVSGNPDDAMSSSDAEDDFQEPATPTATQAGQSLPLLPQQFPEVVPLNVGGMCFTTRLSTLRRYEDTMLAAMFSGRHYIPTDAEGRYFIDRDGTYFGDILNFLRSGDLPPRERVRSVYKEAQYYSIGPLLDSLEDVQPLKGEKVRQAFLGLMPYYKDHLERIIEIAKLRAMQRKARFAKLKVCVFKEEMPITPYECPHFNSLRFERSESETKLFEHHCEVDVSFGPWEAVADVYDLLHCIVTDLSDRGITVDHQCIGVCDKHLINHYYCKRPIYEFKITWW; encoded by the exons ATGGTGGTAGTTACGGGGCAGAACAAAGTGAGTGGAAACCCGGATGATGCCATGTCGAGCTCAGATGCAGAGGATGATTTCCAAGAGCCAGCCACTCCTACTGCAACCCAGGCAGGACAGTCGCTACCTCTGCTGCCTCAGCAG TTTCCAGAAGTTGTTCCACTAAACGTGGGAGGCATGTGTTTCACTACAAGACTGTCAACGCTGAGACGTTATGAGGACACGATGTTGGCGGCTATGTTCAGTGGAAGACACTATATTCCAACAGATGCTGAAGGCAGATATTTTATTGACAGAGATGGAACTTACTTTGG AGACATACTTAACTTTCTGCGATCTGGTGACCTGCCGCCAAGAGAACGAGTGAGGTCGGTTTACAAGGAAGCTCAGTATTATTCCATAGGACCGCTGCTAGACAGTCTGGAGGATGTCCAGCCCCTTAAAGGAGAAAAAGTTAGACAAGCTTTCCTCGGCCTGATGCCATATTACAAAG ATCATTTGGAACGGATAATCGAAATAGCAAAGCTTAGAGCTATGCAAAGAAAAGCGAGATTTGCAAAATTGAAGGTTTGTGTCTTCAAAGAAGAGATGCCCATCACTCCCTATGAATGCCCACATTTCAACTCCTTACGTTTTGAAAGAAGTGAAAGTGAGACAAAGCTGTTTGAACATCATTGCGAAGTAGATGTATCTTTTGGCCCCTGGGAGGCTGTGGCTGACGTGTATGATCTTCTGCACTGTATTGTGACAGACCTGTCTGACAGAGGGATAACTGTGGATCATCAGTGCATTGGTGTGTGTGATAAACACCTGATAAATCACTATTACTGCAAGCGTCCTATTTATGAATTCAAGATTACTTGGTGGTGA